The following proteins are co-located in the Piscirickettsia litoralis genome:
- a CDS encoding peptide MFS transporter codes for MTLRPLKLQGGFTGLLYITSIIAGYIADNYIGYYRSVLYGGGLLIVGYLVLAFAPSLFMLSCALGIISVGTGLLKSNTSSYLGTFYEREDPRREQGFTVFYAGINIGSMLGNIFSGILFLYAGSQISFCVAAFGVMLGTALFYLGFKKLNLKLVRSVVDKKSWVIASVITLVAVIISTFVIYNPKFSLLFFSLVTILSIVFIFQASKDSKEQIKRSVAYLIFLAIAVIFWGIYNQMFLSMNLFIDRLVDHHILGIPMTTQSFIVANNIGVILFGFSVLRLWRHISDSKKYMLGMFLLSLVFMIVVAGIDASSAYAKIAAYWVIMAYLMLSLSELCISPIGLSLATKLAPRNKIGTFMGLWLVTSGIGGYVAGVIAKYAAIQNQHSNIELLKATYKNAFNHYIGIAIAAFIVTLLLGYIIGKLVEKPSRAQA; via the coding sequence CTGACTCTCAGGCCGCTGAAATTACAGGGGGGATTCACAGGGCTGCTGTATATCACTTCGATTATTGCAGGATATATTGCTGATAACTATATCGGGTACTATAGATCTGTTTTATACGGTGGGGGCCTATTGATTGTTGGCTACTTAGTTTTAGCATTTGCACCTAGCCTTTTTATGTTAAGTTGTGCCTTAGGAATAATTAGCGTGGGTACAGGGCTTTTAAAGTCGAATACGTCAAGTTACTTAGGGACGTTTTATGAGCGTGAAGACCCTCGTAGAGAGCAGGGATTTACGGTCTTTTATGCAGGAATTAATATCGGCTCTATGCTTGGCAATATATTTTCAGGTATATTGTTTCTTTATGCAGGCAGCCAAATAAGCTTTTGTGTTGCTGCTTTTGGCGTTATGTTAGGTACAGCACTATTTTACCTTGGTTTTAAGAAGCTTAATCTAAAGCTAGTTCGCTCTGTAGTAGATAAAAAAAGTTGGGTTATTGCATCTGTTATCACTTTGGTGGCTGTGATTATTTCCACCTTTGTTATTTATAATCCAAAGTTTTCACTGCTGTTTTTCTCCCTGGTGACTATTTTAAGTATCGTTTTCATCTTTCAAGCTTCTAAAGATTCGAAAGAGCAAATTAAAAGGTCAGTTGCATATCTGATTTTTTTAGCGATTGCGGTGATTTTTTGGGGAATATATAACCAAATGTTTTTATCAATGAATTTGTTTATTGATAGATTAGTTGATCATCATATCCTTGGTATACCAATGACGACACAGTCGTTTATCGTTGCTAATAATATCGGTGTGATTTTATTTGGCTTTTCCGTATTAAGGCTTTGGAGGCATATTTCCGATTCGAAAAAATATATGCTCGGCATGTTTTTATTGTCGCTGGTCTTTATGATTGTGGTGGCAGGTATAGACGCATCATCCGCATATGCAAAAATTGCAGCTTACTGGGTTATTATGGCTTACTTAATGCTTTCTTTAAGCGAGCTTTGTATCTCCCCTATTGGATTGTCTTTAGCGACGAAACTTGCGCCACGCAACAAGATTGGTACTTTTATGGGGCTATGGCTTGTAACAAGTGGTATCGGCGGTTATGTTGCCGGTGTTATTGCAAAATATGCGGCGATTCAGAATCAGCATTCTAATATAGAATTATTAAAAGCAACCTATAAAAATGCATTTAATCACTATATTGGAATTGCTATTGCTGCTTTCATAGTGACTTTATTGCTTGGCTATATCATTGGCAAGCTGGTTGAAAAACCAAGCCGAGCACAAGCCTAA
- a CDS encoding aromatic amino acid transport family protein has product MTTNKTLGSTLIIIGTTIGAGVLALPLATAGIGFYYAVALMVMLWILMCYTALLTLEVNLAFPRGSSFSSMAKATLGIPGKIVATAAMLILFYALTAAYITGGSQLITANLHISFPAAEKTSALLFTIILGGFVFWSTRAVDYANRILFTIKIIAFIAMLALLVGHVDVHRLIPQPAAQVFILAAAPIVFTSFGFHGSIPSIVNYIGISPKKLRKVLIIGSMVPLILYIIFELTALGTVPRTGPNSLEMLTQQGSSVGEFIRMLSQWVHSPVITALVNTFSDIAVTTSFLGVTLGLFDFIADATKRTNCKKGRFQTALMTFIPPLVFALFYPKGFIMALGYAAIALAVLAVLLPVLMAWKVRVLPNLSSPYKVKGSVLILTIVFLAGLLIIGLQIASTFGLLPTFH; this is encoded by the coding sequence ATGACCACCAATAAGACGCTTGGCAGTACATTAATTATTATCGGCACGACCATCGGTGCTGGAGTTCTCGCCCTCCCCTTAGCCACCGCAGGCATTGGCTTTTACTATGCAGTTGCCTTAATGGTCATGCTTTGGATCCTAATGTGTTATACTGCCCTACTCACTTTGGAAGTCAACCTCGCCTTTCCACGAGGCAGTAGCTTTAGTTCAATGGCCAAAGCAACCCTCGGCATTCCAGGAAAAATCGTCGCAACTGCGGCGATGCTGATCCTCTTTTATGCCTTAACCGCCGCCTACATTACCGGTGGCTCACAGCTCATTACTGCAAATTTACACATAAGCTTTCCAGCAGCCGAAAAAACCAGCGCGCTCCTCTTTACAATTATCTTAGGTGGTTTTGTCTTCTGGAGTACGCGAGCCGTTGACTATGCCAACCGTATTTTGTTTACCATTAAAATCATTGCGTTTATTGCCATGCTCGCTCTATTAGTCGGTCATGTTGATGTCCATCGCTTAATTCCACAGCCTGCTGCCCAAGTCTTTATTCTCGCAGCTGCGCCTATCGTCTTCACGTCATTTGGCTTTCATGGCAGCATCCCAAGTATAGTTAACTATATTGGCATCTCGCCTAAAAAATTACGCAAAGTGCTTATTATCGGCAGCATGGTGCCCTTAATTCTTTACATCATTTTTGAATTAACCGCATTAGGCACAGTACCTCGCACAGGTCCAAATAGTTTAGAAATGCTTACTCAGCAAGGCAGCTCTGTTGGTGAATTTATCCGTATGCTAAGCCAATGGGTCCACAGCCCTGTAATCACAGCCCTAGTCAATACGTTTTCTGATATCGCTGTAACAACATCATTCTTAGGAGTCACCTTAGGCTTATTCGACTTTATTGCTGATGCAACAAAGCGCACAAATTGCAAAAAAGGTCGCTTCCAGACCGCATTAATGACCTTTATACCACCACTCGTGTTCGCTTTATTCTACCCGAAAGGCTTTATCATGGCGTTAGGCTATGCTGCGATTGCACTTGCTGTTCTTGCTGTATTATTACCTGTGCTTATGGCTTGGAAGGTCCGGGTATTACCTAATCTATCTTCCCCCTATAAAGTCAAAGGTAGCGTATTAATTTTGACCATTGTATTTTTAGCTGGGCTATTAATCATTGGCCTACAAATTGCCAGTACCTTTGGCCTATTACCGACGTTTCACTAA
- a CDS encoding O-methyltransferase — MIGSSLAFTAQLQDYLISRSVNDSAIKRQLREYTAQHVDKNLQISPEQGQFLAVIAMLIGAQRIIEIGTFTGYSSLCLAETLPENGQLISCDVSEEWTEIAKTYWEKAGVSDKIDLRLAPATETLQQLISESETINESEAFDLVFIDADKINSQVYYELALQLVRQGGVIIIDNVLWGGKVMDESITDERTIAIREFNDSIIHDQRVKVTMLPLGDGMTLVYKY; from the coding sequence ATGATCGGGTCGAGCTTGGCGTTCACAGCACAGTTACAGGATTACTTAATTTCACGCTCAGTGAATGATAGTGCGATTAAACGGCAATTGCGAGAGTATACTGCACAGCACGTAGATAAAAATTTACAAATCTCTCCTGAGCAAGGGCAGTTTTTAGCCGTAATTGCGATGTTAATTGGCGCTCAACGAATTATTGAGATAGGAACATTTACAGGTTATAGCAGTTTATGCCTTGCTGAAACACTTCCTGAAAATGGGCAGCTGATTAGCTGTGATGTGAGTGAGGAGTGGACGGAGATTGCCAAAACATATTGGGAAAAAGCTGGCGTCAGTGATAAAATCGATTTGCGCTTAGCGCCTGCAACAGAAACTTTGCAGCAATTAATTAGCGAAAGTGAAACTATAAATGAGTCAGAAGCTTTTGATCTAGTCTTTATCGATGCAGACAAAATTAATAGCCAGGTTTATTATGAATTGGCGCTACAATTAGTACGGCAAGGCGGTGTGATTATTATTGATAATGTGCTCTGGGGTGGTAAGGTGATGGATGAGTCGATAACAGATGAAAGAACGATAGCAATTCGGGAGTTTAATGATTCTATTATTCACGATCAGCGTGTTAAAGTGACGATGCTGCCTTTAGGCGATGGAATGACTTTGGTTTATAAATATTAA
- a CDS encoding GFA family protein: MKQLTGSCLCNNIEVSLPDDFDYMGNCHCSECRKLSGSDYAAVGGIDSDKFQLVRGQEYLHIYHKSDETDITFCKNCSSTLFSRKKSSKKHNIRLGILDNPPRQKPSFHIFTKSKAPWSEITDNLPQFEKQPD, from the coding sequence ATGAAACAATTAACAGGCTCATGCCTTTGCAACAATATAGAAGTCAGCCTACCCGATGATTTCGATTATATGGGAAACTGCCACTGTTCAGAATGCCGTAAGCTTTCAGGCTCAGACTATGCAGCTGTGGGAGGCATAGACTCTGATAAATTCCAGTTAGTGCGAGGTCAAGAATATTTGCACATTTATCATAAAAGTGATGAAACAGATATCACTTTTTGTAAAAACTGTAGTTCAACATTATTTAGCCGTAAAAAAAGCAGCAAAAAGCATAATATTAGGCTTGGTATCCTAGATAACCCTCCAAGACAAAAACCTTCTTTTCATATTTTTACAAAGTCAAAAGCACCTTGGAGTGAAATTACTGACAATTTGCCTCAATTTGAGAAACAACCGGATTAA
- a CDS encoding methyl-accepting chemotaxis protein: MSAGSKKKNWKKSEQNNLLLDEVITSLKALSKGKLDTLVTGEFDSEFIEVKRHLNTTIKQLSEITSSIKKDSFIVTSKAEELASSSADLNKSAQNQASSLEQIRLSMDNINNSVRDNANKLVEATQLVSQTNDKALAGKDLSKEVVSVMREIAESSEKVQEITNVINDIAFQTNLLALNAAVEAARAGDLGRGFAVVAGEVRTLSVRSADYANEIQRLVDAAMAHIKTGQKKVQSNSQAFDDMSESIKSIHELVSSVAANSEQQAVGVNEVKEAVGHISEMTQDNAQQISSQSHATDEISKRLSDMNVTVSFFDT, encoded by the coding sequence ATGAGCGCCGGCAGCAAGAAGAAGAACTGGAAAAAATCTGAACAAAACAATTTGCTTTTAGATGAAGTGATTACTTCTCTAAAAGCGTTATCAAAAGGAAAATTAGATACGCTTGTTACAGGTGAATTTGATAGTGAGTTTATAGAGGTTAAAAGGCATTTGAATACAACGATTAAGCAATTATCTGAAATTACATCGAGTATTAAAAAAGATAGCTTTATTGTTACATCAAAAGCAGAGGAGTTAGCGAGTAGCAGCGCTGACCTTAATAAAAGCGCTCAAAATCAAGCATCTAGCCTAGAGCAAATTCGGCTTAGTATGGATAATATTAATAATTCGGTTAGAGATAATGCGAATAAATTGGTTGAAGCGACCCAATTGGTTAGTCAAACGAATGACAAGGCGCTTGCAGGAAAGGATTTATCTAAAGAAGTTGTGAGTGTTATGAGGGAGATTGCAGAAAGCAGTGAAAAAGTGCAAGAGATTACAAACGTAATCAATGATATTGCTTTTCAAACAAACTTACTCGCACTCAATGCGGCTGTTGAGGCTGCGCGGGCAGGTGATTTAGGGCGTGGGTTTGCAGTTGTCGCTGGTGAAGTGAGGACACTATCTGTGCGTAGTGCAGACTATGCTAACGAGATTCAACGTTTGGTAGATGCTGCAATGGCTCATATTAAAACTGGTCAGAAAAAGGTCCAGTCGAATAGTCAAGCCTTTGATGATATGAGTGAGTCTATTAAAAGTATTCATGAGCTGGTGTCTAGCGTTGCTGCTAATAGCGAACAACAGGCGGTAGGTGTTAATGAAGTAAAAGAAGCTGTTGGCCATATTTCTGAGATGACACAAGATAATGCTCAACAAATAAGCAGCCAGAGTCATGCAACAGATGAGATTTCGAAGCGCCTAAGCGATATGAATGTGACTGTTTCATTTTTTGATACATAA
- a CDS encoding HAMP domain-containing protein: protein MKAKLNIKLKLVLMFVAVSLVAIFATALILGLVSTNSSQQSLEQQAKSQLISIREVKKSQIENYFKMVSNIVISSANNIAFAQAAQEFIQSYNLFDQQEALPENYKNQVKSYYHQLFIKEYELQNAGKRPDVKAMLKGLTDTTYALQYAYIANNANPLGEKDKLNQATGAASYNVVHDKYHPTIRTLLQQFGFYDIFIADIDTGNIVYSVYKELDYATSLKNGPYANSGIGQAFKMAVSGVRNKTYLTDFKDYLPSYNGKASFIATPLFVDGKPIAILIAQMPIDKINNIMTYNEKWSKAGLGSSGETYLVGSDYKMRSISRFLVEDEPGYLNLMKSLNVPQATLALMKAKATSIGLQTVKTAGTEKALSGKTGFSIFDDYRGVPVLSAYTPVNIGSGIQWALMSEIDESEAFAPAYSLKKSLLLYTIITVIIILLIMTLIGYLAANYFSKQILALRNIAKSIASGNLDNQIDVSSIDELGDLQQSLKDMQEEIKVRNTDQERAQQEQQKRMQFEKETAEKEHELERQRQENERRQQEEELEKI from the coding sequence ATGAAAGCGAAACTAAATATTAAATTAAAGCTAGTTTTAATGTTTGTCGCTGTGTCATTAGTGGCAATATTTGCAACGGCATTAATTCTCGGACTTGTATCGACAAACTCTAGTCAGCAATCACTAGAACAACAAGCAAAGTCACAGCTTATAAGTATTCGTGAAGTTAAAAAATCCCAAATTGAAAATTATTTCAAAATGGTATCTAATATTGTTATATCATCTGCAAACAATATTGCTTTTGCTCAGGCAGCACAAGAGTTTATTCAGTCGTATAATTTGTTTGATCAACAAGAGGCTCTACCAGAAAACTATAAAAATCAAGTCAAGAGCTATTATCATCAGCTTTTTATCAAGGAGTATGAGCTACAAAATGCAGGTAAGCGTCCTGATGTGAAAGCTATGCTTAAGGGGTTAACAGATACAACTTATGCGCTTCAGTATGCTTATATCGCAAATAATGCTAATCCTTTGGGTGAGAAAGATAAATTAAATCAGGCAACAGGGGCAGCATCTTATAACGTGGTACATGATAAATATCACCCGACGATACGAACTTTGCTACAACAATTTGGTTTTTATGATATTTTTATTGCTGATATCGATACGGGTAATATTGTTTACTCTGTTTATAAAGAGCTTGATTATGCGACATCATTAAAAAATGGGCCTTATGCAAATTCAGGGATCGGTCAAGCCTTTAAGATGGCGGTGAGTGGTGTTCGCAATAAGACTTATTTAACGGATTTCAAAGATTACTTGCCCTCATATAACGGTAAAGCTTCATTTATAGCAACGCCTCTTTTTGTGGACGGTAAGCCAATCGCAATACTTATCGCTCAGATGCCGATCGATAAAATCAATAATATCATGACGTATAACGAGAAGTGGTCAAAAGCAGGGCTGGGAAGTAGCGGTGAGACTTACCTTGTGGGCAGTGATTATAAAATGCGTAGCATTAGTCGTTTCCTTGTTGAAGATGAGCCAGGTTATCTTAATTTAATGAAAAGCTTAAATGTCCCGCAAGCGACTTTGGCGCTTATGAAAGCAAAAGCGACAAGTATCGGTTTGCAAACAGTAAAAACAGCTGGAACAGAAAAAGCATTATCGGGGAAAACAGGCTTTTCAATTTTTGACGATTATAGAGGAGTTCCTGTCCTATCTGCATATACACCGGTTAATATTGGTAGTGGAATTCAATGGGCATTGATGAGCGAAATCGATGAGTCAGAAGCATTTGCACCTGCTTATTCATTGAAGAAATCATTACTGCTTTATACGATTATTACTGTCATCATTATACTATTGATCATGACCTTAATCGGTTACCTTGCGGCTAACTACTTTTCTAAGCAAATTTTAGCATTGCGGAATATAGCAAAAAGTATTGCTTCTGGAAATTTAGATAACCAGATTGATGTAAGCTCTATTGATGAGCTAGGTGATCTTCAACAGTCTTTAAAAGATATGCAAGAAGAAATCAAAGTACGAAATACGGATCAAGAGCGTGCTCAACAAGAACAACAAAAGCGTATGCAATTCGAGAAAGAAACTGCTGAGAAGGAACATGAGCTTGAACGCCAAAGACAAGAGAATGAGCGCCGGCAGCAAGAAGAAGAACTGGAAAAAATCTGA
- a CDS encoding type II toxin-antitoxin system MqsA family antitoxin yields MSREIEKTCPFCGVPAFMRQVRHITHVYKGHRLKIKQPGEFCNVCDQFRLSPEDIAATAEEITKFHTSVVKVQFGKTRS; encoded by the coding sequence ATGTCTAGGGAGATAGAGAAAACCTGTCCATTTTGTGGTGTGCCTGCTTTTATGCGACAAGTTCGTCATATTACTCACGTTTATAAAGGTCATCGCTTAAAAATTAAGCAACCTGGTGAGTTTTGTAATGTGTGTGATCAATTTCGTTTATCTCCAGAAGATATTGCTGCAACTGCCGAGGAAATTACTAAATTTCATACCTCTGTTGTCAAAGTTCAATTTGGTAAGACTAGAAGCTGA
- a CDS encoding ATP-dependent Clp protease proteolytic subunit, with protein MNQELARKVTSQLIALAHTSDDDITVYVNSPGGHVESGDSIHDVMRFIQPRVRVIGTGWVASAGSLIFLGAEKEDRYCLPNTRFLLHQPSGGARGQATDLAIQAKEIIKMRKRLNIIIAERTGQALEKVEEDTERDYWMTAEEAKAYGIVNKVVSSASEL; from the coding sequence ATTAATCAAGAATTAGCGCGAAAAGTGACTTCTCAACTCATTGCTTTGGCTCATACCAGTGATGATGACATTACCGTGTATGTTAATTCACCGGGTGGCCATGTGGAGTCGGGCGATTCGATTCATGATGTGATGCGCTTTATTCAGCCGCGTGTACGTGTTATTGGTACGGGTTGGGTTGCTAGCGCTGGAAGCTTGATTTTCTTAGGGGCTGAAAAAGAAGATCGTTATTGTTTACCTAATACGCGTTTTTTATTGCACCAACCAAGTGGTGGTGCGCGAGGGCAAGCGACAGATCTAGCGATTCAAGCGAAAGAAATCATAAAAATGAGAAAGCGTTTGAACATTATTATTGCAGAGCGTACAGGTCAAGCGCTTGAGAAGGTCGAAGAAGATACAGAGCGTGATTATTGGATGACGGCTGAAGAAGCCAAAGCGTATGGTATCGTTAATAAAGTGGTCTCTTCAGCCAGCGAGCTTTAA
- the hemH gene encoding ferrochelatase: protein MSKAYGIILVNLGTPDAPTAEAIEEYLQEFLSDRHVVQLPAWLWQPLLKYMILPKRSQRLVDSYEMIWREDDSPLRSYMQALSAKLEFEMQHDNEEEDCRVVMAMRYGKPALQDAYEELEDAVDEIIVIPLYPQYSMTTTLTVTEKVNELGWQKPVKFIESYHNRPSYIDALALTVSPMIKEHPDTLLVMSFHGLPQKVTKMGDPYEAQCHETAKLLAEKLNLTDEQWRISFQSRFGLQKWLQPYTCDLLTALPKKGIKKVLVVCPGFSVECLETLEEIKVQNKEMFLAAGGESFEYIPALNDTPEHVAMLKDMLHSVHNN, encoded by the coding sequence ATGTCAAAAGCATATGGCATTATTTTAGTCAATTTAGGAACGCCGGATGCGCCGACAGCAGAGGCGATTGAAGAATATCTGCAAGAATTTTTATCAGATCGCCATGTTGTGCAGCTGCCTGCCTGGTTGTGGCAGCCATTGTTGAAATATATGATCTTGCCTAAACGATCACAGCGCTTAGTCGATTCGTATGAAATGATATGGCGAGAAGATGACTCACCTTTGCGGTCTTACATGCAAGCACTTTCAGCAAAATTAGAGTTTGAAATGCAGCATGACAATGAGGAGGAAGATTGCCGAGTCGTCATGGCAATGCGGTATGGCAAGCCCGCTTTGCAAGACGCTTATGAAGAGTTAGAAGATGCAGTCGATGAAATTATTGTGATACCACTTTACCCTCAGTATTCTATGACAACAACCTTAACTGTCACTGAGAAAGTTAACGAGTTAGGCTGGCAAAAGCCGGTAAAATTTATTGAGAGCTATCATAATCGACCTAGTTATATTGATGCTTTAGCCTTGACAGTTTCTCCGATGATAAAAGAGCACCCGGATACCTTGTTGGTGATGTCTTTTCATGGACTTCCTCAAAAAGTGACAAAGATGGGAGACCCTTATGAAGCACAGTGTCATGAAACGGCGAAGCTATTAGCCGAAAAGTTAAATTTAACGGATGAGCAGTGGCGTATTAGTTTTCAGTCGCGCTTTGGTTTACAAAAATGGTTACAACCCTATACTTGCGATTTGCTAACCGCTTTACCTAAAAAGGGCATTAAGAAAGTACTCGTTGTTTGTCCTGGGTTTTCGGTGGAATGTTTAGAGACTTTAGAAGAAATTAAAGTGCAAAATAAAGAAATGTTCTTAGCGGCAGGGGGTGAGTCTTTTGAGTATATTCCGGCATTGAATGATACGCCCGAGCATGTCGCAATGCTTAAGGACATGTTACACTCTGTACATAATAATTAG